A single genomic interval of Spirosoma linguale DSM 74 harbors:
- a CDS encoding protein of unknown function DUF1549 (PFAM: protein of unknown function DUF1549; Planctomycete cytochrome C~KEGG: pat:Patl_0815 hypothetical protein), whose product MHKSAFYIIGLIAGVVVYLQSCSTSSSSRVIDQGRSDNIPETISYNFDIRPILSDKCLACHGPDANKREAGLRLDMAESAYKALKEHPSAHALVPGKPELSEVFLRITSPDTSIMMPPPASNLKLTAREIKLIEKWIQQGAAYEKHWSFVPPKKPGVPTVKLAEWPRNEIDYFILQKQEQQGVTPNEEADKERLLKRLSLDLVGLPPTLALMDGFLADKSANAYEKVVDQLLKNPAYGEKMALHWLDLARYADSHGYQDDGYRTQWPWRDWVIHAFNKNMHYNDFVSWQLAGDLMPNSTKEQLLATGFNRNHKITEEGGVIPEEYRTMYVTDRTDLFGKGLLGVTIECAHCHDHKYDPFSHKEYYQLFAFFNNVKEVGIESVIGGPDTYAKKPLMEISDEEVKSILSFVNKRDTNRLIVSVMGDLDTTRKTFILKRGVYDAPGDEVQPGTPKAILPFNPSYPKNRLGLAQWLFDKKNPLTARVYVNLLWQEFFGKGIVRTAGDFGMQGELPSHPELLDWLAVDFMEHNWDIKRLVKQMVTSATYRQSAVITPEKLAADPDNRLLARGPRYRIHAEFVKDLVLSSSGLLNPTIGGPSVKPYQPAGLWEGATSGRGLLSMYTQDHGPSLYRRGMYTLIKRTVPPPSMAIFDASNRDLCEVKRLKTNTPLQALVMMNDPTVLEASRVLAARLLQERGDVNAKIEKAFRLIVSRKPNEKEVAILSDYYNKELGKSTRASAEKSLAVGEYPIPANIDKVKLAALMRVMTTIYNLEETITKS is encoded by the coding sequence ATGCATAAAAGTGCTTTTTATATCATTGGACTGATTGCCGGGGTTGTCGTGTATCTGCAATCCTGTTCAACGAGTTCGTCCAGCCGGGTTATTGACCAGGGCCGGTCGGATAACATACCCGAAACAATCAGCTATAACTTCGATATCCGGCCCATTCTTTCCGATAAGTGTCTGGCCTGCCACGGGCCGGATGCCAACAAGCGGGAGGCTGGTCTGCGACTCGATATGGCTGAAAGTGCGTACAAAGCCTTAAAAGAGCATCCATCGGCTCATGCGCTGGTGCCGGGTAAGCCCGAGCTGTCGGAAGTGTTTCTGCGCATTACCTCGCCCGATACGTCGATCATGATGCCCCCGCCCGCATCGAACCTAAAGCTGACCGCCCGCGAAATAAAGCTGATCGAGAAATGGATTCAGCAAGGGGCAGCTTATGAAAAACATTGGTCGTTTGTTCCGCCCAAAAAACCGGGTGTGCCAACCGTAAAACTGGCCGAGTGGCCCAGGAATGAAATTGATTATTTTATCCTGCAAAAGCAGGAGCAGCAGGGGGTAACGCCAAACGAAGAAGCCGATAAAGAACGATTGCTCAAGCGGCTGAGTCTGGATTTGGTCGGCTTGCCGCCTACACTTGCCTTAATGGATGGCTTCCTGGCCGACAAGAGTGCTAATGCGTATGAAAAAGTTGTCGATCAGCTACTGAAAAACCCGGCTTATGGGGAGAAAATGGCGTTGCACTGGCTCGATCTGGCCCGGTATGCCGACTCGCACGGGTATCAGGATGATGGGTATCGGACGCAGTGGCCCTGGCGAGACTGGGTGATTCATGCCTTCAACAAAAACATGCATTACAACGATTTCGTGAGCTGGCAACTGGCGGGCGATCTGATGCCCAACAGTACTAAAGAACAACTGCTGGCTACGGGCTTCAACCGGAATCATAAAATCACCGAAGAAGGGGGCGTCATTCCCGAAGAGTACCGGACCATGTACGTGACCGACCGGACCGATCTGTTTGGCAAGGGATTGCTCGGCGTAACCATCGAATGCGCCCATTGTCACGACCATAAGTACGACCCCTTCTCGCATAAAGAGTATTACCAGCTTTTCGCGTTTTTCAATAATGTGAAAGAGGTTGGGATTGAGTCCGTTATTGGTGGCCCCGATACGTACGCCAAGAAACCATTGATGGAAATTAGTGATGAGGAGGTAAAAAGTATCCTGTCGTTCGTCAATAAACGGGATACCAACCGCCTGATCGTGTCCGTGATGGGTGATCTGGATACCACCCGAAAAACATTTATTCTCAAGCGCGGAGTGTACGATGCACCCGGTGATGAAGTGCAGCCCGGAACGCCCAAAGCCATCTTGCCCTTCAATCCCAGCTACCCCAAAAACCGACTTGGGCTGGCCCAATGGTTGTTCGACAAGAAAAACCCGCTTACGGCCAGGGTGTATGTTAATCTACTATGGCAGGAGTTCTTCGGAAAAGGCATCGTTCGCACAGCCGGCGATTTCGGGATGCAGGGCGAACTGCCTTCCCATCCCGAACTGCTCGACTGGCTGGCGGTCGATTTCATGGAGCATAACTGGGACATTAAACGGCTGGTAAAACAGATGGTGACCTCTGCTACTTACCGTCAGTCGGCCGTGATTACGCCTGAGAAACTGGCTGCCGATCCGGACAACCGGTTACTGGCCCGAGGGCCGCGTTATCGTATCCATGCCGAATTTGTGAAGGATCTGGTATTGAGCAGTAGCGGGTTGCTGAACCCCACCATCGGCGGTCCCAGCGTGAAGCCCTATCAACCCGCCGGTTTGTGGGAAGGAGCAACGTCGGGGCGGGGTCTGCTGTCGATGTACACGCAGGATCATGGACCAAGCCTGTACCGGCGTGGTATGTATACCCTGATCAAACGTACGGTTCCGCCCCCGTCGATGGCTATTTTCGACGCCAGCAACCGCGATCTCTGCGAAGTAAAACGGCTGAAAACCAATACGCCCCTACAAGCGCTGGTTATGATGAATGACCCCACCGTACTGGAAGCGTCGCGTGTACTGGCCGCCCGGCTGCTGCAGGAGCGGGGAGACGTAAATGCCAAGATAGAAAAGGCATTTCGGCTGATTGTCAGTCGAAAACCAAATGAGAAGGAAGTCGCTATCCTGAGTGATTATTACAATAAAGAACTAGGGAAATCGACCCGAGCGAGTGCCGAGAAGTCGCTGGCAGTGGGCGAGTATCCAATTCCGGCCAACATTGACAAAGTGAAGCTTGCCGCCCTGATGCGGGTTATGACAACCATTTATAATCTCGAAGAAACCATCACTAAGTCCTGA
- a CDS encoding protein of unknown function DUF1501 (PFAM: protein of unknown function DUF1501~KEGG: pat:Patl_0814 twin-arginine translocation pathway signal), producing MEKEILEHGLNFNRRRFLSRLSLGLGSAALGSLLIPDLFSGSSTDEDGLTVGIPHFAPKAKRVIYLFQNGAPSQQELFDYKPKLREMMGQELPPSVRGTQRLTGMTANQKEFPMVGSFVDFKQYGESRAWVSDLFPYTAKIVDDLCIVKSMFTEAINHDPALTFLQTGSQQGNRPSMGSWLSYGLGNENKNLPNFTVLLSRGIGNGQGVYSKLWSNGFLDSVHQGVQFSKGEDPVLYLRDPEGMSRKDRRDMLDNLAQLNDLSYQEFGDPEIAAKVKQYEMAYRMQTAVPEVMDLSKEPDDIIKLYGPDCLVPGTFAANCLLARKLSENGVRFVQLYHQGWDQHGNLPFEIAKQAKDVDQASAALVTDLKQRGLLDETLVIWGGEFGRTSYTQGKLTKENYGRDHHPRCFTIWMAGGGIKPGMVYGETDDVGYNIIKDPVHVHDFQATVLNQLGLNHEKLIFKHQGRRYRLTDVSGKVIHDIIA from the coding sequence ATGGAAAAAGAAATTCTCGAACACGGCCTCAATTTTAACCGGCGTCGTTTTCTGTCCAGACTTAGCTTAGGGCTGGGCAGCGCTGCGCTGGGTTCGTTGTTAATTCCTGACCTCTTCAGCGGAAGTAGTACGGATGAGGATGGCCTGACAGTTGGTATTCCGCATTTTGCCCCCAAAGCCAAACGGGTCATCTACCTGTTTCAGAACGGAGCGCCTTCCCAGCAGGAATTGTTTGACTACAAGCCCAAGCTGCGGGAAATGATGGGGCAGGAGTTGCCGCCCTCCGTTCGCGGTACGCAACGACTCACGGGCATGACGGCCAACCAGAAGGAGTTTCCGATGGTGGGTTCATTTGTCGACTTCAAGCAATACGGCGAGTCGCGGGCCTGGGTTAGCGACCTGTTTCCGTACACCGCCAAAATAGTTGACGACCTGTGCATTGTGAAGTCGATGTTTACGGAGGCCATCAACCACGACCCGGCCCTGACGTTTTTACAGACGGGTTCGCAGCAGGGTAACCGGCCGAGCATGGGCTCGTGGTTGAGCTACGGCTTGGGGAACGAGAATAAAAACCTTCCTAATTTCACGGTACTGCTTTCACGCGGGATTGGTAACGGGCAGGGCGTTTACTCCAAGCTATGGTCGAACGGCTTCCTGGATTCCGTGCATCAGGGCGTTCAGTTCAGCAAGGGCGAAGACCCGGTACTCTATCTGCGCGACCCCGAAGGCATGAGTCGAAAGGATCGGCGGGATATGCTCGATAATCTGGCTCAGCTCAATGACCTGTCGTATCAGGAGTTTGGCGATCCGGAGATAGCCGCTAAAGTGAAGCAGTACGAAATGGCTTACCGGATGCAAACAGCCGTGCCGGAGGTGATGGACCTGTCGAAAGAGCCGGACGATATCATTAAACTCTACGGCCCCGACTGTCTGGTGCCCGGTACGTTTGCCGCCAACTGCCTGCTGGCGCGTAAATTATCCGAAAATGGCGTTCGCTTTGTTCAGCTGTACCACCAGGGATGGGATCAGCACGGCAACTTACCCTTCGAAATAGCCAAACAGGCAAAGGACGTCGATCAGGCATCGGCAGCGCTGGTTACCGACCTAAAACAGCGGGGTTTGCTGGATGAAACGCTGGTTATCTGGGGCGGTGAATTTGGCCGGACAAGTTACACACAGGGCAAACTCACCAAAGAAAATTACGGTCGCGATCACCATCCGCGCTGCTTCACCATCTGGATGGCGGGCGGTGGTATCAAGCCCGGTATGGTGTATGGCGAAACCGACGATGTAGGCTATAACATCATCAAAGACCCCGTTCATGTGCATGATTTCCAGGCTACGGTTCTGAACCAACTGGGGCTTAACCATGAAAAACTAATCTTCAAACATCAGGGTCGGCGGTACCGATTGACGGACGTATCCGGGAAAGTGATACACGACATTATCGCCTAG